In Dunckerocampus dactyliophorus isolate RoL2022-P2 chromosome 21, RoL_Ddac_1.1, whole genome shotgun sequence, the sequence AGCAGGAGCTCATCTGCAAATGGATGGAACCTCACAGGTCCAGCAAGAACCTCTGCTCCAAGACCTACAGCACCATGCACGAGCTGGTTACGCACGTCACCGTGGAGCACGTCGGAGGACCGGAACAGGCGAACCACATCTGCTTTTGGGAGGAATGTCCTCGGGAGGGCAAGCCCTTTAAAGCCAAATACAAGCTGGTCAATCACATCCGCGTGCACACCGGGGAGAAGCCCTTCCCGTGCCCTTTCCCGGGCTGCGGGAAAGTCTTTGCGCGCTCGGAAAACCTCAAAATTCACAAAAGGACGCACACGGGTCAGTAAAATGTATcctattcttattcttattcttggCAATGCACTGACATACTGACGCTTTGTgcatgtggtgtgtgtgtggggggggggggggggggggggtgttaagGCGATTCAGTCATGCGTTTGACGCCTCGACCTCCTGTtctcccccaccccccccaccccccaacacaAAACATCTCTTATTAGTGCCTAAAGTTGACACTGCATAAACACACGTGCTGAACAGGGAGTTAAAACATGCAACATGGCTGCTCCTGTTGCTTCAAAATGTTGAGTCAcacttgccccccccccccccccctgtgTTTTATGTATTATTCATATTTGCTGACCTATAAGAAGAAATGTGTTAAGTCATGTAGACTCCCGAGAGGCGttatgtgctttttttaatgtttaaagcTCAAAAGTGTGCTTATGATTGgggtggaggtggtggtggtggggagggggggttgGTGTGCAGCCCCCGGGGTTTTTCTTGTACGACACTAATATCCTTGATTGGCTCTCTCAACCCAACAGCTGAAGGTCAAATTGATATTCAAAAAGTGGCAAGTGTAATTAGACAGAGCCAATTACTTATTCTCTAAAGCTTTCATGCTGCAGCGGCACTCCTCATTCCCGCTCATTTATTCACGCTGTCCTCCtgcacgtgtgtgcgcgcgtcGTAATAATCATGCATATGTGCATTATATTAGAATAGCATACTTCAGTCAGTTAGTTTGCATCATGCACGGAAACACTAAGCAGGTGtagaaatatttacattttcagtgtaGAGATGCAGGGGAACCAACCTGGGGCCCGGGGGCCTTCTACTGCCCACCTGTACATGGAACCGGGCTCAccgtgtatttttgaaaaacctcagAGGAAGTGTTTAAAAAGACAACCAACAACAGCATTTGCCTCCTTTTTCATAAACCCATATGGCCCCTCGGAGGACTTCATCACGTGCAAAATGGCCCCAAGAGGAAAAAGATTGCATATTTCtgattaacacacacacacacacacacacacacacacacgagggtGATGGGGGTTCAGCATTTCAGTCCAAAGACTTTCTCCTTTaggtttattatatatttttagaatgtcttTATGTGAAACATCATTTAAAACTTTTTGGTTTATTTAGCCAACATGTTAAACCTGCACGTGAGGTCCAAGGACTCTAAGGTTTATATTCacttcagtctttttttttttttttacatttgtatatttaattttttttgttgtttatttagcCAACATATTAGACCTTCAAATAAGTTTGAATGACTGAGGTTTATGGTCTTATAAGtgagatttttttgtattttaattatttttaacagtttgggatgttttatttcattttaatatacTTTTATTAAGCCAACATACTACACGTTCATTTAAATCCAAGGGCTCTGTCTTATGTTCATTTCGCTCTTATCGATGTATGattatgtatttctttttatgttctttatttagaatttttacttttatgtatCCCACATATCCATCAGCAATATGACACCATATGAAAGACGCCAGCGCAACATTTATGAATATTGTAGTCTGAGTGATGACGTCATGCCGATATTAACCTTTGTTTTCATGCCCCCCCCCAGGAGAGAAGCCGTTCAAGTGCGAGTTTTCAGGCTGCGATCGTCGCTTCGCCAACAGCAGCGACCGTAAGAAGCACTCCCACGTGCACACCAGCGACAAGCCGTACACGTGCAAGGTGCGCGGCTGTGACAAGTCCTACACGCACCCAAGCTCCCTGCGCAAGCACATGAAGGTGCACTGCAAGTCCCCCCCGCCCAGCTCCGGCTACGAGTCGTCCACGCCGTCCCTGGTGTCCCCGTCGTCGGACTTGGGCCGAGAGGCGGCTGGAGCCTCTACGGAGCCGCCGGGGGGCTCCTCTCAGCCGGCCAACCTGAGCGAGTGGTACGTGTGTCACAGCTCGGGGGCAAGCGGGGCCCAAAGTGGGCCATCCACGCCAGACCCCGCCGAGGAGCCCCCCTACAGGAACCAGGAGCTGAGGGACGCCTTTTAGACTTGGACCTGCTGACAAAATGACTAAAAGTCCTGGCACATGTGCTTTATTTTTTATGGACCATGCAGTCTTTGTGAACTTTGTGGTACTTCATGTAGACTTTAGGCATGCTCTCTTTTTGTAAAtactttaatttattttccaagCTGGTTTTGTATCAAACGAACCAAAGTGCACGTTTCGAACTCTGAGGCcaaattgtacattttgtaacattttgtaaAGTTGTCCTTGTTAGTTTTGTACTGTTTACACACACAGAGGCTTTATTTGCGTCCCTGCTGACCGTGGAATTGTAACCAAGTGTGTGATTTTAatcttctttgtttttctttccagcGTCGAGCAGCACTCCAACTCGCATACCGAACTGCCTTGTCATTTGTGAGTATTTCCAATAAATCCTGACAAAATCAAGTGAAACCTGAGTCGCTTGGCCTTTTTTCAACGTCTCGTGTGCTCATTTGCATTTATTGGAACAATCGGCTGCCTTTTTGTAAACTTCTAACACCAACTCAATGTTTCTTTTTAACCTAATTTCTATTTTCCAGAAAGGGTCTGTCTGAGTGTTAGcgctttttatttgtattcttcTCGTGCAAAGGCGGCGTGTCAGTGTGAAGTGTTAACTCAGTTGTGCTGCAGACACGTCCATGAAAAGCCGCACTATTCTGATCCGGACTTCAAAGTGGACTGGGCCACAAAGGGCCATGTTTTGTTAGGCCGGAGCATCCTCACGGTGCATTAAGGCTTGTATGGCGATGGCCAAGTCAAACTGCAATCATAAGGGAGGGGGGCAAGGCAAGGCCTCCCGCTCAAAGGCGTCGCTGCAAAGAATGTAATATTTGCTTGGCATGGGGTGGAAACGCTCATCTACGTCCTTTATGTGCAAGTCTAAAAAGGGAAAATGGATTCTTATCTACTTTACGGCTCGCAAAGACGCGTAACAGACTTGCAGCCCTCAGACTTCatcatatatttgtttttaaaagtaaatgCTCGTGCATAAAACACGTCCTTATATGCACACAAATACGTCAGTTCTCCTTTGAAGTGCATCTTCTTGTTTGTCCTCTGAACGACGTTGATGACTCGTAAAGACTTTTTGTCCCACAGCATTATTCTATCCCCCCCCACCTGAAGAAAAACCCTTAGTTCCAGCCGTCAACTTGGTGCACGGTGTTAAAAAGCGAGTGTGGAATGAGTGGGGAGTTAAAACACGCCTCGTCAATTAGACACGCTAATCTCcgtttttgcaagaaaaaaacacatctcttcATTTATTGTCATCCAGTTAACACGCTacacgctcttattttgaaggaagGCGAGGTCACTtcctggccacttcattaggtacaccctaattaatgaatgaaagtAATAATTGTCATTTGGGTGAAGCACGTGTGAATATTCCTGTGCTGTgaaaggtgtttctaatatttggagTCATGACAGCACACGTTCTCAGATCTTCGGGCTTGTGCAGGTACCCCTAATGAAGTGACCGgtgctgtgtgtattttttggaGTCATTTGTGCCTGAAGGCCTTCTGCGCGTCGTGAGGCTCGTTTGAGTGTGAAATATCATTTCTTTGCAAAATAATAGAGGCGCTAATCCTACTTCCGGAAAGTGTCCAGCATTATTGGACAAAGGCCTTTTAATGGGGGGGATTAGCAGGCCCTTTCTTACCCCGCCAACGCCATCCCCACCCCAACCCACTCCTCTTTCCTCTTCCCCCACGCCCACCCCACGCTCCACAATCCCGCCATCAGCACCTCCACCAGGGAGGGAGCGGGTCAATAATTAGCAGGATGAAGTGGAGCACAATGAAAGAGACAGGTGCAATACAGGAAACACACCGGAAGTgctgcttcatttaaaaaagtcatattaacGTCAacctttttaattaaaaaaatcatttatagGCATAAAAacagatgtgttgttttttacatttcttcttCAACGAAATTCAttaacatttcatctttttctacACCGCCTGTCCTCAATTTTATTAtatctaaaaaataaatttatctTATCATTCATTTCTTAAAACAACACATAGACGTCTTCATTCATTTAATGATCTAAAAAAGACATGGCAATTTAATTTGTTTCAAAAATGGTAAATGAGGATTCTAaatgatttagttttttttaagaagcatTGGAATGACTTGTGCAGAAATTGGTTAAGATTAGAAATAAAAAGACGTCCCTTTTATTTTTCTAGCCGAGCCTAAtcggtgtgattttttttttaatgaagagaaagcagacatttattttcagcACGTGCAAAGGTGCATTCATATTTGCATTACTATCAAAGCGTTCcgtttattttgatttgagtaCACGCGCAGAAGCCAAACAGTGGCAGTGCCAATATCACTTCgagaagaaaaaagaagcaattttttatttcctttccgTCATTAATAACGTTAATTAATAATTTGATTGACTTTTTTGTGCTCCGTGAGtgtcaaacatatttaaaaatgagtTGTCTATGCATgactttattgtgtgtgtttgtcacagtGGTATTTTTTGCCCAAGTCTTGGTGATTTTGACATTTTGGTCAGCTTCCAATGTCTTTGCAAGATGTCCTGCTTGCTCCACCGTAAAGATTTACGTGCAGCTTTTAAAGCCAAATGAAGTCTAATCCGTGCAAACAAGACATGGAAGCTGAAAAAGTGACTTGCACTCAACTTGAGGATTCCCTTGCATGCTTCTTTCATCTTTGCAATGCAAATGATGTCTAACAAGCTGCACGTTGTCACGTAGTTGACACCTGCAGCCTGAATAGGAGCCTCCTTGGCCTCTCAATGACTGCCTACCATGCACCATCCTTACTTTTATTCCCAAACCACAGGCAGACGCGGCAACTTTGTTGTCACGGTGCCTTCTTCCAGGCAGGAAGGGACGTCATAGGTGGCGCACTTCagatggccacaacattaggtacacttgcacactcTCATACAACAGCACATCAgtaatattaatattcattttgtGGGTCTATTTTgatcacaaaaatattaaaaacagaaatgtaaatataaaataatcaaGTACTACAAGTACAAAAAAGAGCAACCTTCATGTCAGTTGTTAGTTGTTGTGGGTCTATTTTCGGCACAAAAATATGACTTtgaaaaatagtaaaatatatgtaaaaatgaaTGTATAATGAAGTAGTGTTAAAATAatctaaaatattgaagttgtCAGTATGAAAATATGTTCGAGTAGAAGTACTGTAGTGCCAACACAAACTAACATAAACACAACAtcgaatatgaaaaaatatgtaagcAAGTGACTATAAAAACGGATGCATGCATTTCAATCCATAGTTGACATAGACTTGTGTAAGTTTACCAAatgttttacaaaacaaaatattgacatGGAAATGCATCATGAATTTAGAGTCAAGACTCAAAAGTTGACCTGTTCTTTTTCGCCCATGACTTCTTTtcgttgatttatttatttatttttttagctcaTACGAAGCAGAATGTGCTTTGACTTGAAGTCGTGGAGGCCAGCAATGCGGGGAGTGTGTTGGTGCGGTGTGACCTGGAAGTGGTTGACATGCAAGCCAACGAAGCGTccagaaagaaagagaaaaggcagtcagtaaaataaaaataaagaagagAGGAGAAGAGCCTCCCACTGATGCAGCCAAAGCCATAAATGCATAAGTGCAGtctataaaaagagacagcgtATCATCATATATCAGCACACGGCAGAGTATTAGCATGAATCACTGCTTTATGTGCACTATTTCACACGTCGTGTATGCAAAAAACACTTTACACCAACGCACGTGATCAGCCCGACGCAACTTTTGGGGTCATTTCGTCACCTCCCGCGGGAAAAACAcattaccccccaccccccacattTGCATCCTCTTTCAAATACTTGCCAGAGATCCATAAATTGCAAAGCAAATGAAATGTTGGGCGCTAATGAAGACGCATCTTTGAATACGCTCTATTAACTattatggtgatgatgatgatgctgatatGGACACCAGCTGACTGACTGCACGTCAGCACGAGCCGATCACCTGCGTGGAGGTGGGCCCGCCGTGGGACGCCAATGGGGGCCATCCATAACATCGCCAGCCTCAAAAACCTTTTCGTTCTTATTTGTCGGGAAATTTTATGCGAGTttcggatttttttgtttttgtttaaatcagaGAATCGACTTTTATGCGCAATCTTGCATTTTCCTCAACGTAATTACCTTTTAAGCTGATTTCATTGATCTCTTTTGTATTAACTACTTTCAGTCACAGTTGTgtgaaataatacaataataataaatattcagAATAATGTAACACTGAGCTGCATTAAGATGACTTCCAGGTGAAGTATGCACCTAGAATAAGAGATGCAGTACGTGAATATACAAAACACAATACACGTACAGGAAATAAGCACAACGTATTTAAAATATGTCCATATAGCACACTACCAATATGTATTTGACGCGCTATGAGTACATGATCGACATAGAAATTCACACTCAGCATCGTACTCAATCGTCATGATAAAGTTAACATTTCCACGTGAATATCTTTTCACTGTGGGGACGAGGTCATGGCAACATGCAAGtcgctttttctttatttttacagaGCATGAGGACGACAAAAAGAAGGGGTGTTTATTAATTATGGAATATGTccaacacacgcgcacacacactataGACAGCATGCAAAGACAAGTTGCAAATCTTTgtcaaacaataataaaatgtaaatgaattaCAGTGCCACTCCCCCTTCCTTGGAGACGTGTTTATTTGACAAAGCGTGTCAGGGTTGTCATatccaccccccccaccccaccccaccccccatttTTTTCAGGCAGCGTGGTGCGTTTATGACTTTGTcaatcatgatgatgatgacgacgacaTGACGCCATTTAAAGAAAGTCTTCTCACGTGCTCTCGTCCACTGACAGAAAGAATGCAAGACAGGCAGAAAGCATACGGATATGGACACCCCCACGCCCCCATGGAGGTTCACTGCCTCTTAATCATACGCACACGCACAGTAGCCAGAATAAGTGGATCATCATCCTAATtgtactaatactaatactaatacttgg encodes:
- the zic4 gene encoding zinc finger protein ZIC 4 isoform X2 gives rise to the protein MSVDAPGIPVMDPAFSKRNTALRLVDLAGAQHHHHHHHPAPQSVTGFPGFGSHPHSMAHSHPGEMTAEPRLGPSPFGPEHMGHSAALKISPAHHYPHHHHHHNHHMAGHSEVVSSQTGAFGPLQATYSMTHPAQALSAGSGYPAHYDAGGHALFPGLHHDQTSGAAAAAPALNGQIRLGLPGDVYVRSEHSLTQVAAASRADPFSASPLHGYGGLNLNVNLHGAHHPHAHPHGTGAFFRYMRQPIKQELICKWMEPHRSSKNLCSKTYSTMHELVTHVTVEHVGGPEQANHICFWEECPREGKPFKAKYKLVNHIRVHTGEKPFPCPFPGCGKVFARSENLKIHKRTHTGEKPFKCEFSGCDRRFANSSDRKKHSHVHTSDKPYTCKVRGCDKSYTHPSSLRKHMKVHCKSPPPSSGYESSTPSLVSPSSDLGREAAGASTEPPGGSSQPANLSEWYVCHSSGASGAQSGPSTPDPAEEPPYRNQELRDAF